In a single window of the Luteolibacter yonseiensis genome:
- a CDS encoding ribonucleoside-diphosphate reductase subunit alpha, with protein MYRSLNLNEDLALKQVVTDRFALTDRGFAWRDVLSTEKRQPVTDITITRGNTDSHFSLEDVADAIGDSLADLLISRREDEQSIFSDVNRKFVSDVAHSVASFLTDSLKADGRLRLSEADLYLLIEKALLENEAYDVAKSLAFRRSMEKTGAVDVHTGPHALPVRLIRRNGNVVPWSETKIEIAVRKAFLTIKENPEPAVEVAKGVTDRIRRGDSSFVHIEDVQDMVQEELMRQGHFKAATHYVRYRDERARLRKEEEDLAEDPNQELMVTVISDEGVSSFWDGGDLRKRISYASIGLDLNLTEVEIERELRRSVGNEISEKDLKNTIILNAKALIEKDADFAKFAGRILLSYIYEEVLDWSISRDGIDKLKAAHKAAFKGYLKHGIAIKRLNPELLDVYNLDKLSDAFDPTADLDFDYLGIQTLYDRYLIVDKTGSKHRRIETPQFFWMRVAMGLFKREENDAEGWVIRLYNLYKGRRFCSSTPTLFNSGTLHSQLSSCYLYKVDDSIESIMYRGIAENAFLSKWAGGLGGSWTAVRGTGGYIQGTNGESQGIIPFLKLHNDQLVAVNQGGKRRGSGCAYLETWHNDIEDFLDLRKNTGDERRRCHDMNTANWVPDLFMKRMEERGTWTLFRSNEVPDLHDLYGSAFEQRYTEYERMAAEGKLWSRQMPALELWKSMLKMVFETGHPWITFKDPCNVRSPQDHCGVIHSSNLCTEITLNTSAEETAVCNLGSVVLDTHITRDGALDHEMLKETITVAIRALDNVIDINFYPTEAAKTANTRHRPIGLGVMGVQNALYKRNLAFASEAAVEFNDEFMEAIAYYAYNASSDLASEVGTYSTYKGSKWDRGLLPQDTVDLLEAERGRKIDVPRGGKMDWSVVREKIAKHGMRNSNVLAIAPTATISNIMGTTPCIEPNYKNLYVKSNLSGDFIVLNSELVKDLKKANLWNQEMLDQLKYFDGELDAIDDIPEPIKHKHKTVFGIAHEYIIDAAARRQKWIDQSQSVNLFLATPEMKTLSHMYRRAWDKGLKTTYYLRTLQASNIEKSTIDVKKEVRGLAGTATPAAKTYTAEEKNACSIDAMLNGGTCEACQ; from the coding sequence ATGTACCGCTCTCTCAACCTCAACGAAGACCTGGCTCTCAAACAAGTCGTCACCGATCGCTTCGCCCTCACCGACCGCGGCTTCGCATGGCGCGACGTGCTTTCCACCGAAAAACGCCAGCCCGTCACCGACATCACCATCACCCGTGGCAATACCGACAGCCACTTCTCCCTTGAGGACGTCGCCGACGCCATCGGCGATTCCCTCGCCGACCTGCTCATTTCCCGCCGCGAGGACGAGCAATCCATTTTCTCCGACGTCAACCGCAAGTTCGTCTCGGACGTCGCCCACTCCGTCGCCTCCTTCCTCACGGATTCCCTGAAAGCCGATGGCCGCCTCCGCCTTTCCGAGGCCGATCTCTACCTGCTCATCGAAAAAGCCCTGCTCGAAAACGAGGCCTACGACGTCGCCAAGTCCCTCGCCTTCCGCCGTTCCATGGAAAAAACCGGCGCCGTGGACGTCCACACCGGCCCGCACGCCTTGCCCGTCCGCCTGATCCGGCGTAATGGTAACGTCGTCCCATGGTCGGAGACGAAAATCGAGATCGCCGTGCGCAAAGCCTTCCTCACCATCAAGGAAAACCCCGAACCCGCCGTGGAGGTCGCCAAGGGCGTGACCGACCGCATCCGCAGGGGGGATTCGTCGTTCGTCCACATCGAGGACGTGCAGGACATGGTCCAGGAGGAACTCATGCGCCAGGGCCACTTCAAGGCAGCCACCCACTACGTGCGCTACCGCGACGAGCGCGCCCGGCTGCGCAAGGAGGAGGAGGACCTCGCCGAGGATCCGAACCAGGAGCTGATGGTCACCGTCATTTCCGACGAGGGCGTTTCCTCGTTCTGGGACGGCGGCGATCTCCGCAAGCGCATTTCCTACGCCTCCATCGGCCTCGACCTGAACCTCACCGAGGTCGAGATCGAGCGCGAGCTCCGCCGCTCCGTCGGCAATGAGATTTCCGAGAAGGACCTCAAGAACACCATCATCCTCAACGCGAAGGCGCTCATCGAGAAAGACGCGGATTTCGCGAAATTCGCCGGCCGCATCCTCCTCTCCTACATCTACGAGGAAGTGCTGGACTGGAGCATCTCCCGCGACGGCATCGACAAGCTGAAGGCCGCGCACAAGGCCGCCTTCAAGGGCTACCTGAAACACGGCATCGCCATCAAGCGCCTGAACCCCGAACTGCTCGACGTTTACAACCTCGACAAGCTCTCGGACGCCTTCGACCCCACCGCCGACCTGGACTTCGACTACCTCGGCATCCAGACGCTCTACGACCGCTACCTCATCGTAGACAAGACCGGCAGCAAGCACCGCCGCATCGAGACGCCGCAGTTCTTCTGGATGCGCGTCGCCATGGGCCTCTTCAAGCGTGAGGAGAACGACGCCGAGGGCTGGGTCATCCGACTTTACAATCTCTACAAGGGCCGCCGCTTCTGCTCCTCCACCCCCACCCTCTTCAACTCCGGCACGCTCCACAGCCAGCTCTCCAGCTGCTACCTCTACAAGGTGGACGACTCCATCGAGTCCATCATGTATCGCGGCATCGCCGAAAACGCCTTCCTCAGCAAGTGGGCCGGCGGCCTCGGCGGTTCATGGACCGCCGTGCGCGGCACCGGCGGCTACATCCAGGGCACCAATGGCGAGTCCCAGGGCATCATCCCCTTCCTCAAGCTCCACAACGACCAGCTCGTCGCCGTCAACCAGGGCGGCAAGCGCCGCGGCTCCGGCTGCGCGTATCTGGAAACGTGGCACAACGACATCGAGGACTTCCTCGACCTCCGCAAAAACACCGGTGACGAGCGCCGCCGCTGCCATGACATGAACACCGCGAACTGGGTTCCGGACCTTTTCATGAAGCGCATGGAAGAGCGCGGCACCTGGACCCTCTTCCGCTCGAACGAGGTCCCGGACCTCCACGACCTCTACGGCTCCGCCTTCGAGCAACGCTACACCGAATACGAGCGCATGGCCGCCGAGGGCAAGCTCTGGTCCCGCCAGATGCCCGCGCTCGAGCTTTGGAAATCCATGCTCAAGATGGTCTTCGAGACCGGCCACCCGTGGATCACCTTCAAGGACCCGTGTAACGTCCGCAGCCCGCAGGACCACTGCGGCGTCATCCACTCGTCGAACCTCTGCACCGAGATCACACTGAACACCTCGGCAGAAGAGACCGCCGTCTGCAACCTCGGCTCCGTCGTGCTGGACACCCACATCACCCGTGACGGCGCGCTCGACCACGAGATGCTCAAGGAAACCATCACCGTCGCCATCCGCGCGCTGGACAACGTCATCGACATCAACTTCTACCCCACCGAAGCCGCCAAGACCGCGAACACCCGCCACCGCCCCATCGGCCTCGGCGTCATGGGCGTCCAGAACGCCCTCTACAAGCGGAACCTCGCCTTCGCCTCGGAAGCCGCCGTCGAGTTCAACGACGAGTTCATGGAAGCCATCGCCTACTACGCCTACAACGCGTCCAGCGACCTCGCCTCCGAAGTCGGCACCTACAGCACCTACAAGGGCAGCAAGTGGGACCGCGGCCTCCTCCCGCAGGACACCGTCGACCTCCTCGAGGCCGAGCGCGGCCGCAAGATCGACGTCCCGCGTGGCGGCAAGATGGACTGGTCCGTCGTCCGCGAGAAAATCGCCAAACACGGCATGCGGAACTCCAACGTGCTCGCCATCGCGCCGACCGCCACCATCTCGAACATCATGGGCACCACCCCCTGCATCGAGCCGAACTACAAGAACCTCTACGTCAAGTCGAACCTCAGCGGCGACTTCATCGTCCTCAACAGCGAGCTCGTGAAGGACCTGAAAAAGGCCAACCTCTGGAACCAGGAAATGCTCGACCAGCTCAAGTACTTCGACGGCGAGCTCGACGCCATCGACGACATCCCGGAGCCCATCAAGCACAAGCACAAGACCGTCTTCGGCATCGCCCACGAATACATCATCGACGCCGCCGCCCGCCGCCAGAAGTGGATCGACCAATCCCAGTCCGTGAACCTCTTCCTCGCCACCCCCGAGATGAAGACCCTCAGCCACATGTACCGCCGCGCCTGGGACAAGGGCCTGAAAACCACCTACTACCTCCGCACCCTCCAGGCCTCCAACATCGAGAAATCCACCATCGACGTCAAAAAAGAAGTCCGCGGCCTCGCCGGCACCGCCACCCCAGCGGCGAAGACCTACACCGCCGAGGAGAAGAACGCGTGCAGCATCGATGCGATGCTGAATGGGGGGACGTGCGAGGCGTGCCAGTGA